The genomic window GCCAAACAGCCAAATTTATTGTCAAATGACTTTGTTGCTCGGATGGTGTTCACAGCGACAGTACGCACCTTGTTGTAGTATCCATAAGTTATAGCATTGGGCTGAACTCCTGCCTTCTTCATCTCAAACAGCACTCTGACGGCCAACACTGGCTGGCTGTACTGACCGCACAACTGCAGCAGCACACGGTAACACACctgaaacacaaaaggaaaaagagtTTTGCTAAAATCATATCATATACCAAAGCAACCCAAACCTTCAGCCTTTTTACTTCTGTATCAAGTATTTTCATACCTCATCCGGAGCCTgcagcttcttgtcttgcatCTTTCTTAAGACATCGTAAGCGGTCCGCAATGCTCGCACCTTGGAGTGACAGTTTCCCACAAACCCCGGCAGGCAAATGAACCACAAGCCGTAGCAGTGCCGAAGCAAACACTTAGACCACATCTGAGGCATAGATGAATGTGTTTTGGCCATCTTCTGAGCGGATTTGATCTCCTGCAAAATGAGAAATTTGTGGTTCTTTATCACCCAAATGCCACGGCAGTCACTCCTCTTTAACATTTatgggtttaaaaaataaaaagcagagttCTCTGTTTCAATGTGTGACCTGTTTTGAACGTCTAAAGATGGCCGTGGGACTGGCTGGGGTGCTGTGGCGTGGAGCGATGCCTGCGGAGTTAGAATTTGGTCCCTTCATGGTCTCCAAAAGATCAGATCTCAGGACCGGGAACCCGGAGTAGCTGCAGGGACACGGAAATAATGAAATCATCTGCAGCAGACAGCAATAAAAGGAATGCTGGCAGTAAAGTCTGGTGCAATGTGATATGGACTCCAATGCCAATGTGTTGTAGTTCAAAATGACCACAGGACTCAGCAGAAGTCACCAAATTCtaagctttgtctttcttcttttgccATCTGTTCAAGTAAAATTAAGTAAAGTAAAGAAGTGAGTTATACCTATAGCACAGAGGATGTTCTTCTCCTTGAGGCAGAGGAGGCAGTTCTGGAGGGTTGATGTAAACCGTGTGCTCACTGCGGTGGGATTCATCCAGCTCGATCAGCCTGGTGTCCTCTGGCCGCTCGCTATCCATCTGGTTTGCAAGAGAAGTACATACTTGTCATCATTCTTCATCTTTAGTTACCATAAATTCAAATTCCACCCATTACATTTATGCATGCTGCCTCAACAATAAGTGATATAGTACGAGCCCTCAGATCCGGCCACATATGGGGGTCCATAAGAACGAGCAGATGTCACTGATGACTCCATCTGCATTAGAATTATGGCGCCGGATCTGAAGAGAGGCACTGCCAAAGGCAGCGGCTTGAGCCCATAAATCCTCCAAGACTAAATGAAAGTAGACTGCAGAGACCTGAGCAAAATTTACGCCGTGTTGCCCCAGAGACATTAAACCTTTTGACTGAGATACTTTGGCAACACTACTGGATACTAAGTAGCCACATTAGCTTCACATAAAACTTGACTGATCTGCTGTTTGGAGAGAGCTACACAAAGCTCCTCGGCCGGCATGTCAGAGAAAAGCTCCAGCCCGAAGCAGCAAACACTCTCATTTTCAGActcaaaagagtaaaaaaaaaaaaaaaaaggcattcaAGTACACTAAAAATGCTTGATATGATGATCTAAAActattttccttttatgtttCTCACAGCTATTCTGCACACAAAACATCAATATTGTAACAGGAGCTAAACAGTCCCCCCAGTAGAAACGAATTAGAGGGTTTATTCCGCTCAGCTGAGAGGATGATTCAGTCGACCGACTCTGACTGACCTATTTGTCTTCGCTTCGATTCTGCTCCTCTGCGCTTCTCGAACTGGTGTCCTTCCTCTCACACCCAAAACCTCTTACTCAATCATGCATTTGTTGTCAGTGTCAGCAGCAACAACGAATGAATCAATGTTTCCACTTCTCAATAATAACTGGGAGAAATGAACATCAACATCGGACCTCTAAAATGTTCTTGCTGGATTTGAATGTAACATCCTGATTGCACAATTTTGCATGCATAgagaggatgttttttttcttataaaaggGGGCAGGATGttgtgtcatattttttttggaTGTGCAACAAAGCCTTTTGACAGTCTTTATTCATATAAACTGTCAAATCAGCAAATAATGACAACAATTCGCAATCGTCCCACaggatgtttttgttaaaaagggaaagaaaaaaacacaaaaaaatgaagatttaagCATGACACAGGATCTCTTAGATAGAGCCTAAATAGTGACAAAACATTTACTCATACAACACAACACGAGTTCAGTTGGCTTACCTTGCTACCAGAGGTGAATAACTACCAGACAGGAagcacaatgacaaaaaaagaggacaaaaaagGTAGTAAATGAGCAGCAGAGAACACACAAAGAGTAAAATAGGagtaaaaagcagaaacagtcATAAATTGTGGAGGaaagtgttacattttcaaagctttaaagaaaacagaatccGTAAAGAgaatagaaatatgaaaaacctACGAAAATGGCTTATTTAATATGGTTTCTAGCATTGACACACTCAAACAGACCTCTGccattcagattttaacaacCTCTAATTTGTTTCTCCAAGATTCCAGATAATATCAAAATTAGGGctgcaaaaacagtaaaaaaaaatctcagttttgagaaaaaagatAACGAGGATTAGCTGAGACCCCTCACCTTATCAACACAGTCATCAAAGAAAGCCAGGCTGGCATCTTTATCACTGACAAAGGAGCACTCTTCGATGAAGCGACTGAACATCTGAGTCTTCGTCATGAGGGAATAAAACCTCTGATGGGAGCGGTCTCTGCTCTTCAGGAAGCCTGTGCAAGTAAACACATTATTTCATGATAAACTTAAAAAGCGGCATCGTTATTACAAAATATCAGACCTTTAGATCTGAAACAAAGAGGTCACGATGTTCTGAACCAATATCTTAGGAAATTAACAGACTGATTTGAAACAGGCTGTTCTTTGGCTCTGATTGCATAAGAGCAGAAAGATGTGCGTGGACATTGTGCTATTAATCATGCTGCTTCTCTGACTTATCATCCAGGCCTAATTTCCACAGAAGCTCAAGTTAGATAGCCTGCATCCATTTAAGGGAAATTTTTATGCAAGAACTTCAGTTATTAGAACCCAACTTGTACAGCAATAAATCTTGGGGGCAAGAAAGCCATAGCTGCTCTGACAAGACTGATTATTACTTAATTAGAATGACTGCAAATGTGATTTCTGCTCGGACACAGCACCTAATAAAATTGCTAAAACATTCCTATCTTTTGTAATCTTTTGTTGAACCATGCtggatcattttttttttcactacttTAATAAAAGGCGAGACTGAAATTTACCTTGGAGGTCAAACAGGGAGGTGACATCCGTGGTTTTCTCAGAGGGAGCTTGGGTGATGGGCTGCAGGTAGGAGCGGTAGCCTCGAAGGATGGCTGCCATGAAGCGGAGGAAAGCTTCTTGGATCTCCAGCTCAAGAGTGTGGAGGCTCTTTCCGCCGTAAAGCTCACTGTCAGTCATGGTGTGGTCCATCTGCACATCATCACGGTTTAACTGGCAGCCTTACAGAAAGAGCCgagcagaaaatgatttaaaatttagTCAACGCTTAAGCATGACTTTCTGAAAACGGTGTAAGTCTTAAATAAAGATTGGATGGCATTACACCAGCAAACTACAAAACCTCTGATAGTAAAGTAACATCCCAAAACatcacaataacaaaaatacacattcaGTGTAATTTCAGGGTTAGTACTTTTGCCATATTGTGTCGCATGTGGATGAAAGGCACCGCAGATTACACATTTTAAGCCACCAGAGTTCAGAACCTTCAATTTCTGCAGGGTTTTTGCAGACATCCAGTCAATAGTTTGGAAGAGTTCAGTGTGAGTCAAAGTGGTGCACATGCCCAAATGACGCTGTTATCAACAAAGCAGAGGCACAGTTAGTGCATCTTGGTGAAGAGAGTAGATTTACTGTACTGCTGAATTCCAACCCAAATTTTGCATGAGGCTAAAATATTACATCTCATGATCACTTGATTCAAACTAACGAGCTTCTTACACAGCCTgggtaaatctttttttttttttttttataattttcacGAAGCTAGGCTTTTAAATTATGGCTTCCATGCCTATATAATGTAGTGATAGATGCAGTAAAAACCTTCCATTTGCACATGTGAAAGTGCAAAAGGGCACAGAAAAACATTACTATTAGCTTGTATTGCTAATGCCAGTTAGCCTGGTCAAATCGCTCAGAAATCCCACTAGTTTCTGAGCATTTAAATGGAACACAGTTACAGGTTGATGTCATGCAGAGACCCTAATTCTGACTTACAgtataaatgaaaaacagcGTAAGTAGCCCCTCAGTGTGGCGAAAAGGCAACTAATATCACACCATTAGCAAGATGTTCTGGGATGAAGATCACAAGTTGTTTTCATGTCATAGTGAGCTCAGCTTCCTGTAAACTCAACCATCCAAGCTGACTCAACAGACTCATGTGGAGATCTAAATTATGCATGAAACCACTTTGGAAAATGACACAGCGTTGGACTGGACTCACCCTCTGTGAGCTGCTGATAGAGCTTATTCAGGCTGTTCAGGAGATGTTTACAGGCTCTCCTGGGCAAGATTTTCCATGTCAGAGCCTTCTTTTCGTCTTTTCTGAAAGCACACCAGATGGTTTTCATTGCAGGGGGGAGGAGGACAGTGGAGAAATATTGGGGAAAGATAGAACAAGTTCACCGACATTAGAACTGACATCTTAAAGTGTGTGAGCTGATGTGGGAGGCATGTGTGCTCTGTCGAGTAAAATGCTTCACATTCCAGCCGCACTCATTATGTAAGAGAGGCTCCTACTGACAAGACTCTGATAACCTTGTGGATAACTTTCAGAATCGCATTAAGCAAGGATAAATGAGTTTTGGCAGGGGAGATTAAAGTTGATCTATGACATGCTGTCTGCAGTCAGAGGTCACTTACTGGGAGATGGTGTTGGTGTCCAAATCAACACAGCTGATATCAGCGGGAGGCACATAAAGGTCAAAGTATCGGGAATCCAAACCCACGATAAAAGGGCAGGGTGCGCTGAGAACATCTGCCAGGGCCAGCGGACACAGGGGGATGTAGGGGCAAGGCCAGTGGAAAGGAAAGATCATCTGACAGGAGAGCAAACAGATCCGTAAAAATCACACATGCAGTTCCAGTCAAAAGTTCGCAAACACCAAAAATTGgtataaatgtcacattaatgggaatcttttaataatttatttgaaccatttttttttataaatgttatgaGGATATAAGAATTAGTTGCACAAAATATAATGAGGATTTTCTCTGGTAAACAGAGGTTCAAAATGGCCCATTTCAATTAACTCTACCAATACTGATTAGAAGAGCCACTAAATATCCAGCCTGATTTATGGTAAAAGCTTGCTGACCAATGTGgattcaaaaatattcacaataaatttaaacttgtgcatataaatcttgtttttttttgtttgttttttttaaataattacagctGTTTATAGTAGTATTTTCCCTCTATAGAAAGAAACCCCAGTTCGAATACATTAATGAAAACTCATCAACTCAATTAGATGTAAATGTCTTAGCAGAGCTGTAAAAACATGTAATGCATAAAACAAGAGTTAATCTGCATAATAATTTATTCTTCTGCAATTATTTTCATCTCATAAATATGCATGAATTTTAGAGGAACATTTTTAGAGGACCAATTTTTGGTCACAGTGactaaatgtatatttattcttCAAAGATACACCGGCTCCATCTCAACTTTTTTATGACTACCCTCATTCACATTAACGATCATTCGCTTTTGTgtctttaacattaaaaaaattaggaTACAAAGAACCAAATGCTTACAGACACAAGAGCCTCAGTGACGCTGGTGAGAACAGCTGGACGTAAGGAATGAACCAGGATCTTGTGCTCAGTGACGGCCAGCACGAGAAGAGTGGCTGCATTTTTAGGCCCCAGATTCAGCAGAAGTGTGGAGAGACTCCCGCcgctgcagggaaaaaaaaacattaaaaagagatttatttattgagacaAAAGAAGTCATTACATGATAttgtaattcatttttaattctctACCTAAGAGGCAGTGGAGAGGACACTGGTTGGCTCAGAATCAGGCTGTCGTGTGGCGACAACTATGAAGGACAAACAAGTTAAATGACTAATGAGTTTGCACAAGATAACGGGCTTTTGTTCAGAATTTAAGATTTAGAATTAATAAAGAACATGCAGGATtgataaataacataaaacaataatgttCTTGCTGCACCTGGACAAGGATTCTTGGTCTTTGGATGGAGGgaaatggaacatttttcatGAAGTGAGATATGTGCCTGTGAGAGACAGagtaaaacataataaagttgTTAAACTGAGTAACAGTAAATTATCTTCGTtctaaaaaagataaataaataaataaaaaacacaggataaaaaaaaagtaaatcgtATCCGCTAACTTTTCAATTGGCAGTGCATGTGGTCCAGAGATGGAATATCTGTAGAGGAAGGTGAGAAAGCTCTTGAAGGACTGGAAGAAGGGCCAGTGTGAGAGTAAGCAGATGCTCTTGTTGCtgtaaacatttctgctgctgtcaggTCCGAGATGACAGCTCGGCAGGCCGAGTTGTGAGCGCTGACGCTCCGAAAGGTTCTCCTCCAGGTAAGGCTCATAGAACTGGATAGCTGCTCCGTACACCTGCACACACAACACATGCGATCACAATGTGAGCAAAACGACCTGCTTAAAGTGTGCACACTCATAAAAATTACTAATGAATGAAGCCAGTGGaccattgaaaaaaaatccaataattcCCAGTTCTTATTATAGAAATATTCAGCATGATGTATTATCATCCTCGCTACGTTAAAGATTGCTACCCTAAGTAAATGAACAAATCAGTGTGTGCAGGAGGCGTCGTGACACTAGCCTGCAGACAAGACATTgcaggcaaaaataaatgagcaCTCAGGCATTCAGACTTGCGCACCAGCCACACTGCTGCAGAAGACATTCATTATTCAAAAGACGGGCTACACAAAAATCTTTTATGCTGCATTGCTTACAAAAGCTAACAGCCTTTTAGTATTCCTAAAACAGCTCTTGGAACATTTTTGATTCCAGTCAGACCTAGAAAATTGATTAATATTGTCTGTCGTTCTTGGAAATACTGCTGTGGCTCTTGAACAAGCAAATGCATTAGAGAACCTGACGCAGTGAAAAGGACAGACAGGGAAATAGATATGGAGAAGCTAACTTTAACAAGGCGATTAAGGCTGAGTGCGTGAAAAAAACGGACACAAACTGCATGGGAACTCCCTAACTAGAGTTGATGTAAATGAAACTTAAGCTAAAGAGAGAAGTGGTTTCCTTAACAATATTGGTATGAAAGTCTGTGATTGTCTGAGAGCCCACACAACTtcagcagaaatgtgtttttttttttttttggtttcttttataAGACCTTGGCAGGTTGGTGGTTATACCTTCTCTCCAGAAGCACCCGTCAGTACGAATGTGGAGAAAACGGGCAGAGAGTGTTTGGTATGAGCTGGCCAACACTCAATCATCGCCCCCATGGGCAGGCAGAACATCGGGACCGACTCAGGCAGCGGGAAAGACTCATAGTCCTCTTCAGGATACCTGCACAACAAACCTGAGCACAACACGGAGAGACAAAGTGGGTTTAAGACTGCTGTGTTTTTCCCATTCATTGCCGACACACAGGAACATATCAACGTCTCACTTTACCTGCTTTGTATGCGATTGTGTTAGCTTTAGCAAGAGACTTCTTATAGCAAAGGTAGACCGAAGATCCCCACTgatgagtaaaaacaaaacatcacagaTAAATGAAAAGATGCAATAGTTCTATACTCTTGGAGGAGACACTTGACGTGCAGTGCCGTGCAAACTTTTGACACGTATTGTCACATTGTAACCACAAACTATAATGTTTGACCACAGCACACAACTGTTAACAATAAGGCAAGTTATacagtttacagaaaaaaaaaaccacttatAAAAAGGATATCATTTTGCTGTGTATTTCAGACTCCTAATAAACTCTAATGTAAGGATTTGGCTCCAGAAGTCATGTAGAATGGTCTAGTCCAACTAACACTGAAAGTGAGAATCTGTAGAATAACTTGACAGTTGATGTCAACGGACATTCGACATCCTGACCTAATGTTTTCCAgctttgacaaagaaaaatatgcaaagggACAGAGGTCAAAAGACCTAAAGCAGCAACTGAAGCAAAACTCGGATCCACAGATTATTAATTCAAAGGGGGCGAATAGAAATGCAGGGCACATTTTcagattgtattttattttgttgccatGTAATCCAGATGAACCACAATGAAGCTTatggttgcaacatgacaaaacgtGAGCAAGTTGgagaggaaatatttttgcaaggctcCATACATCCAGATAATTTGCAGTTCCGGCTCACCATGCTGCTGTTGAGGTTCTTGTCCACCTTGCAGAAGGTGTGGGGAGGCGTCTCTCCCTTGCCAGGCACAATGACGCAGATGTCGGTGACAGCCAGGGAGGTGTGAGGCTGGCTCTTCGGCGCGCGCCGGTACGTGATGTAGATGCGCTGGGAGGACGAGCTGCTGATGTTGGCGGGGCGGCCCGAGGGCGTGGTCTGAACGATGTGGCATCCAGGCTTCAGCTTCTCTTTCCACTCATACAGAACACTAAAACCCAACGAAGTGTGCGAATATTTAAACAGTGTTTTAAGGCAGATTAATACGTCCCAAGGAAGAGAAGCGATTAGAGGTGCTGAGTGAGTGAAGAGTCAGCGAGCGAGGATCGCTCCTTACCCGAGATCTGTCAGCGGAGGCTTATCTCTGCCTCTCTTGTAGCACAAGAAGATCTGCGGGCCCCGAAGGCTGGCTCCATTAAGCTCTGCTGAGAGGCCTGAGGGGGTGCTCTCCACACAGGTGAAGCCCGGGGGCACCTCTTCGCCAAGGGACCGTATCACCACAGCAACGTCGGTAATAGGGGCTTTGGGTTTAACAGACTTGGTGCCGGCGTCATCAAAGTGCAGGTCCTCCTCCAGGGGCTTGAATGAATCAGTGAGGCCAGCAACCACAAAGTAGTCGGCTACACGGGGCCCTTTATCCTCCATCATGTCCCATTCCCACACTATGAGCTGGAGGTCAGAAAATAAGGGGAAGGGAGCGGGGaagtggggggggggttgcagggttattatacatttttctcataaaacaaaaattcattGCAGCTTTAGGAGAGCAACAGCTTTTTATCATGGCAACATAACTAAACTGAGCAGTGAAAGATGGCTAAATATATGTGTCATCTCCACATCCCTCCATGAGTGCATTGTGTTAATGCTGAAAGGATTTAAAGGCAGGAACCTAGAAATACAATCAgtctttacattattttgtttaaataagtttaaagcttatttaagtatttttaaaagtaaacctTTTGAGTTGTACCCTAGCAACTGGCTATGCACTTTAATATAAGGATGGATATTTGCTACTGCACCATATGAAAGCCTGTCGTTGtccaaaagcaaaaactgaaaatggattataattttaaaaaataaataaataatttcatgaCAGCAATATGATGGATTTATATTTGTGCTTACTGGTGAAACAGATCTCTGCATGAGCTTTTAATATGACATAGACAATGCTGATGACAGTTGTTGGGGGAAAATGTCAGAGCTGACATACTGAATGAATACAATGAATGATCTTGCTATTTtccttcaccttttttttttttttt from Poecilia reticulata strain Guanapo linkage group LG6, Guppy_female_1.0+MT, whole genome shotgun sequence includes these protein-coding regions:
- the dennd4a gene encoding C-myc promoter-binding protein isoform X2; translated protein: MMEDKGPRVADYFVVAGLTDSFKPLEEDLHFDDAGTKSVKPKAPITDVAVVIRSLGEEVPPGFTCVESTPSGLSAELNGASLRGPQIFLCYKRGRDKPPLTDLGVLYEWKEKLKPGCHIVQTTPSGRPANISSSSSQRIYITYRRAPKSQPHTSLAVTDICVIVPGKGETPPHTFCKVDKNLNSSMWGSSVYLCYKKSLAKANTIAYKAGLLCRYPEEDYESFPLPESVPMFCLPMGAMIECWPAHTKHSLPVFSTFVLTGASGEKVYGAAIQFYEPYLEENLSERQRSQLGLPSCHLGPDSSRNVYSNKSICLLSHWPFFQSFKSFLTFLYRYSISGPHALPIEKHISHFMKNVPFPSIQRPRILVQLSPHDSLILSQPVSSPLPLSGGSLSTLLLNLGPKNAATLLVLAVTEHKILVHSLRPAVLTSVTEALVSMIFPFHWPCPYIPLCPLALADVLSAPCPFIVGLDSRYFDLYVPPADISCVDLDTNTISQKDEKKALTWKILPRRACKHLLNSLNKLYQQLTEGCQLNRDDVQMDHTMTDSELYGGKSLHTLELEIQEAFLRFMAAILRGYRSYLQPITQAPSEKTTDVTSLFDLQGFLKSRDRSHQRFYSLMTKTQMFSRFIEECSFVSDKDASLAFFDDCVDKMDSERPEDTRLIELDESHRSEHTVYINPPELPPLPQGEEHPLCYSYSGFPVLRSDLLETMKGPNSNSAGIAPRHSTPASPTAIFRRSKQEIKSAQKMAKTHSSMPQMWSKCLLRHCYGLWFICLPGFVGNCHSKVRALRTAYDVLRKMQDKKLQAPDEVCYRVLLQLCGQYSQPVLAVRVLFEMKKAGVQPNAITYGYYNKAVLESTWPSTTRGGYFLWGKLRNVILGVLQFKQAGKKQQTPHKDPQLSDGSDLDTVSHGSLDSTNDSAERTSIDTDFTKMDSSDDGLSTGGQSDQGYDSLSKEEERLCNRESDNSAPVEEKGLRQPNWGTGVASSPNETLLCPPLPKTERPRCLDLSGGQGLVMLTVPLVGSTKQQHLTADRLHGVEEEDTETDKQKSVGGRQRDGETGYDPLSQMGSAGAGQQCDPGKGSSPPAEETEMFINNSSSPLSSRSPSMELQSSSSPLFRSSSSAHTSPQSSTLTRSNTHLSLPLKSKERLKPSPSLPMGMCNKDRERPSSLALPSSPSPSTSSFSMDSLLTPTLDIFKSSVISAGKGVAEKASRLYSRLSSQTSLTQDGNSDRMSVSSLTSAEVECSSLLDGDACLDPHGFTSPQHGSMSRVRRSPATAHHTNLSSPSSPTRVFRHNSFSGGLALHSKGPRTPDSSPDVSRFQPSPNYTIEVMMSSCSLCKTCDCLVYDEEIMAGWTADDSNLNSTCPFCGTAFLPFLNVEIKDLRPQHRPSKWSNPVKEEDTSAPLSPEAKLSEAALPSAAPALEQESSWSVCRDGPALAQASSPDPVTVPYLSPLVLWKELESLLVNEGDQAISSPSVVDQHPIVFWNLVWYFRRLELPSNLPALILASQHCSHGDQIPQSASSEDSKQVLVRIMWDNLKLHKDKVQPCYVLWNTHCANSLIRSGLCEEGQLFTVELLQGFVRSIKKSDVYQPMSQIIQLLGPELGFKRQRSLYRDLLFLTLVALGKNNININAFDREYRLAYDRLSPNQVKLTHNCDRPPGAGVMECRRTFGEPSL
- the dennd4a gene encoding C-myc promoter-binding protein isoform X1, whose translation is MMEDKGPRVADYFVVAGLTDSFKPLEEDLHFDDAGTKSVKPKAPITDVAVVIRSLGEEVPPGFTCVESTPSGLSAELNGASLRGPQIFLCYKRGRDKPPLTDLGVLYEWKEKLKPGCHIVQTTPSGRPANISSSSSQRIYITYRRAPKSQPHTSLAVTDICVIVPGKGETPPHTFCKVDKNLNSSMWGSSVYLCYKKSLAKANTIAYKAGLLCRYPEEDYESFPLPESVPMFCLPMGAMIECWPAHTKHSLPVFSTFVLTGASGEKVYGAAIQFYEPYLEENLSERQRSQLGLPSCHLGPDSSRNVYSNKSICLLSHWPFFQSFKSFLTFLYRYSISGPHALPIEKHISHFMKNVPFPSIQRPRILVQLSPHDSLILSQPVSSPLPLSGGSLSTLLLNLGPKNAATLLVLAVTEHKILVHSLRPAVLTSVTEALVSMIFPFHWPCPYIPLCPLALADVLSAPCPFIVGLDSRYFDLYVPPADISCVDLDTNTISQKDEKKALTWKILPRRACKHLLNSLNKLYQQLTEGCQLNRDDVQMDHTMTDSELYGGKSLHTLELEIQEAFLRFMAAILRGYRSYLQPITQAPSEKTTDVTSLFDLQGFLKSRDRSHQRFYSLMTKTQMFSRFIEECSFVSDKDASLAFFDDCVDKLFTSGSKMDSERPEDTRLIELDESHRSEHTVYINPPELPPLPQGEEHPLCYSYSGFPVLRSDLLETMKGPNSNSAGIAPRHSTPASPTAIFRRSKQEIKSAQKMAKTHSSMPQMWSKCLLRHCYGLWFICLPGFVGNCHSKVRALRTAYDVLRKMQDKKLQAPDEVCYRVLLQLCGQYSQPVLAVRVLFEMKKAGVQPNAITYGYYNKAVLESTWPSTTRGGYFLWGKLRNVILGVLQFKQAGKKQQTPHKDPQLSDGSDLDTVSHGSLDSTNDSAERTSIDTDFTKMDSSDDGLSTGGQSDQGYDSLSKEEERLCNRESDNSAPVEEKGLRQPNWGTGVASSPNETLLCPPLPKTERPRCLDLSGGQGLVMLTVPLVGSTKQQHLTADRLHGVEEEDTETDKQKSVGGRQRDGETGYDPLSQMGSAGAGQQCDPGKGSSPPAEETEMFINNSSSPLSSRSPSMELQSSSSPLFRSSSSAHTSPQSSTLTRSNTHLSLPLKSKERLKPSPSLPMGMCNKDRERPSSLALPSSPSPSTSSFSMDSLLTPTLDIFKSSVISAGKGVAEKASRLYSRLSSQTSLTQDGNSDRMSVSSLTSAEVECSSLLDGDACLDPHGFTSPQHGSMSRVRRSPATAHHTNLSSPSSPTRVFRHNSFSGGLALHSKGPRTPDSSPDVSRFQPSPNYTIEVMMSSCSLCKTCDCLVYDEEIMAGWTADDSNLNSTCPFCGTAFLPFLNVEIKDLRPQHRPSKWSNPVKEEDTSAPLSPEAKLSEAALPSAAPALEQESSWSVCRDGPALAQASSPDPVTVPYLSPLVLWKELESLLVNEGDQAISSPSVVDQHPIVFWNLVWYFRRLELPSNLPALILASQHCSHGDQIPQSASSEDSKQVLVRIMWDNLKLHKDKVQPCYVLWNTHCANSLIRSGLCEEGQLFTVELLQGFVRSIKKSDVYQPMSQIIQLLGPELGFKRQRSLYRDLLFLTLVALGKNNININAFDREYRLAYDRLSPNQVKLTHNCDRPPGAGVMECRRTFGEPSL